Part of the uncultured Desulfobacter sp. genome, ACCAAATCCGTCTTTCCAGAGCTGATCAGAGTCTTGTCATGGATAACGCTGGGCACCCCCTGTAACCCCAGTGCCTCCACCTCATGCTGAAAAAAGCCCCCATCCACCATCTCGTGGGTGATCCCGGGATGGAATACGGCCATCATGTTCAAGGCCTGGACCACTTCCGGACAGTTTTCACAGGACAGGGAGACGTAGGTTGAAAGATGGATCGGCCCTTTCAGGGCGCGGATACGGTCAACCACCGGCGGGTCGGGCAGCTTTCCCTTATGATCCGCATTGAGGATGGCCAGCACCAGTGAGGTGAACTCATGCCCACCGGGAATGCCGCTGAAAACGATACCGCAGTCCCTGCCGTTGTGCCTTAAATGGAAACCAGGGCTCTGGGGCTCTGTCTTTGTCTCGATCAATCGGATCTTTTCCGATGTGCCGGCCACCTGCTCAAGCATCTGGACCAGTTCAGCCTGTTTTTCGTGTTTGCTGGCCGAGACAATAAGGTCAACACGGCCCTCCAGCTTTTCAAATACAGTTTTCAACTGCTCAAGTATCTGGGGTTCCAACATGGAGATTTCCTTAGGGGTAATGAAGGTGCAGAGGGGAAGAATCCTTCCCCCCTGCACCGGTTGATTCAGGATGCAATCAGATCTTGCCGACAAGGTCCAGACCGGGTTTCAGGGTCTGGGCGCCTTCCTGCCATTTGGCCGGGCAGACCTCGTTAGGATTGGCAGCAATGTACTGGGCTGCCTTGACTTTTCTTAAAAGCTCGTCCGCATTTCGCCCGATGCCGTTGTCGTTGACTTCGGCCAGCTTGATCTGTCCTTCGGGATCGACCAGGAAGGTCCCTCGGTAGGCCAGGCCCTCTTCCTCAATGTAAACGCCGAAAGCCCTTGCCAGCTTCCCGGTGGGATCGCCCAGCATGGGGAAACCGATCTTCTTGATGGTGTCTGAGGCCTCGTGCCAGGCCATGTGGGTAAAATGGGTATCTGTGCTGACGCTGTAGATCTCCACTCCGATCTCCTGAAAGGCCTCGTAGTGATCAGCCATGTCTCCCAGTTCAGTGGGGCAGACAAAGGTGAAATCAGCCGGATAGAAGAAAAAGACAGACCATTTCCCCTTGATATCCTCCTGGGTGACTTCCTTGAATTCATTGTTGTGAAAGGCCTGCGCTTTAAAGTCCTGGATTTTGGTATTGATTAAAGTGTCCATTGTTGTTCTCCTTAAGTTCAAATGAAATCTGTTCAGTTAAATGACTTTCACTGATGAAAGTGTTTAAGCTTGAAGGGACTCTCTCATATGTTTTGATATTTTTAAAATATTAAAAAACTATTTGCCGATAGTCTCAAGCTATTATTCTTGTTTTCCCGAACAGCGTCCAATGTCTGGATTGAGCCTTAAGGCCGGGCATTACAATTTAAATACCAGCATACTAACACAAGGCAAAAATGGTGCTGATATCCCTGGCAATGGCTGATGAAACACTGCAAACAAAAGGCGTTACGGCCCTGTCTTAACCATATCGTCGTCCGTGTTTTCGATGCCATCCGGCCCCAGGCTGCGCAACTGATACCGCCGGTTCTTTTTTAATACCGTGTAACTGAGTGGATTGCCCCAGTGATCCACACGAAGGTCTTTAATATGATTTTCTTTAAACGTCATTCCAAGCCATTTTTCAAAATCTTCTTCCGCAGGCAGGCGCCGATCCATCACATATGACGCATCCAACATCGTGGATATTGATTTTAAATCACCCGCCGTGCTCACCTGCTGGGCCGCAGCCAGGGTATCCTTGAACAGCGCTGACATATCTTTGGGAAGGTCTGTGGCCATCACCCCGGCCGTACCGATCATAACAATTAAACCCATCAGTAAATTATTCATGCTCCTCCGGCCTTTGACAAAGGGTATGGCGTTATCAGTCCTTCCCCCAAAAAAAGATATGGTTTGGTTTCAAGGGAAGATTAAAGTTTCATTGGCGTCACACCACCTGCTTTAAAACCTCGTCACAGGCAGTATTCCCCAGCAAAATATGTTCCAGGGCCTCAGTTTTAAGCACGGATGTCCTTAGGTCCTTAAGCCGTGTTTTTAATTCATAACTCTTATTGTGCCGGGCCAGTATTTCAATGACCTGGTCATTGAGGCTTAAGATTTCAAAAATTGAAGTTCTTCCGCGATATCCGGTTTGGCTGCAGTGGCGGCATCCTGTTGGAACAAATACAGGGGTTGACTGATCCAGGTCAAACATGGCGGCCTGGTCAGGCGTCAGTCTGCCGGGTTGTTTGCAATGCGGGCACAACAGGCGGATCAGCCGCTGGGAAATGATCATTTTCAAAGCGGCAGCAATCAGATAGGTTTTAATGCCCATTTCAGTGAGCCGGACGATGGTGTCTATGGCATCGTTGGTGTGCAGGGAGGCGATCACCAGATGGCCGGTCAACGCAGCCTGGATGGCAACCCTGGCAGTTTCGGGATCACGGATTTCTCCGATGACCAGGACATCCGGGTCCTGGCGCAACACGGCTTTGAGCACGTCGGCAAAACTCATGGTATGGTCCTTGGAAATCTGAACCTGGTTGATTCCTTTAATTTCGAATTCAATGGGATCTTCCACCGTAACGATGTTGATCTCCTGGCAATTGATATATTCCAGGACCGAGTAAATGGTTGTGGTTTTACCGCTGCCCGTGCTGCCGGTTACCAGCACCAGTCCCTGGCGTTTGGAAATGGTTCTTTTGACCACAGGCAGACAGGTGCTGTTGATGCCGATATTATTAATATCAAATGTCACATCGGCACTTCTTAGAATCCTGAAAACACTTTTTTCTCCGTATCTCACCGGCATCACCGCCACCCTGATTTCGAAAATCCTGCCGTTGTGCTCAAACAGGATCTTGCCGTCCTGGGCCGCACGTTTTGAAATAGAATCCAAAGATCCCATCACCTTGATCCGGGCAGTGATTTCGTCATGTTTTCGTATGGGAAGCTCCGCAACCTGAACCAGGGCCCCGTCAATGCGGAATCTTACATTGATGATATTTTCAAATGGTTCAAAGTGAATATCACTGGCCCTTGCATCAATGGCTTTTCCCACAATGGCATTAATCTGCTCGACCGTATCAAATTGTTCTTCCTTTGCTTTTCCCCAGATCATTGGTCCGATTCCTGATCCAGTAAATGCAAAAGCCGGGTAAGTTCCTGGTGAAGCTGGTTTTGTCCGGTACCGGGACCAAGGTTGTCCGGGCGGGTCTGTTCAATTAACTGCTTGAGCTTGTCAACGGCAGTACGGGTTGCGGCTTTGTGTTCAACTGTTGCCTGCATACAGATCAGGCAGTCATTTAAAGGGTCTGCCAGATTTCTGAATCCGGAGTAATCCGAATGCCTGAAAAGTACAGGCCTTTTGGGGAATACACCTTTGGCGGCATTTGTAAGGATCTGGCGAAGAATCATCATCATACCCGCTGTGGACCTGCTGCGCCGAAGAGAGAAAAAAGTGGATGAAAGGCAGACAATAAAAATGGCACATGAGATTAAAACCGGTACCTGATGATTGTAATTGACAACCAGGGTGCTATCCGAGGCAATGAGATAATACCATGACAGGAGAAAGGCAATGAATATCATCACCAAAAGATTGGCTAATAAAACCAAACCGGCCTGGGTAAATTGATAAGGCAGGTCCACCAGGTATTTGCGTCTGAATTTCTGGGTCATATTTGCGCTCCTTGCGCTTGAGTAGGCGTCAATTTTGTCAAACCGTATGGATCAGTTTTCTCTTTTTTGCGGCCATCCATAACCAGCCGACCGGTATCGTGGCCAGGATCAGCACCTGGGCAGCAAGGGTCTCCACAGTGGGGAACACCCCAAGCCAGCTGATCATGGGAAACCCGTCAATTCTCGTGGTCCCTATCATTCCAGCCACTTGAAGTTCCAAAATTCCCTGCCCCGTAAAGACAAAAGCCATGGCAAACAAAAAAATAGCTGTCCCGCCGAAAAACAAACCGATGGGCAGCCGAATGGATAAAAGCCTGACAACGAGATACACCACCACCAATGCCAGTGTTGCCAGGGCGATGCCGGTCCAGATGGCGTTCATCTGCCCCGTGGACCCGCCAACAAGGGCCTGGTAAAACAAGATGGTTTCAGCCCCTTCCCGAAAGACAGCCAGAAAAGCCACCAGCCCCAAAGCAAACAAACTGCCCTTGCTGATGGCCTCGTCCATTTTTTCTTTGATAAAAGCCTGCCATCGGTCCGCGTCCCGTTTGGCCGTCAGCCAGTAACTGACATATATCAGCACAAACGAGGCGATCAGCATGGTAATTCCCTCCAGGGCCTCCATGTTGGCCCCGGACGCATTGATGACCATATTTAAGAGGACGGCGGCGCCCACACTTGCCAAAAGCGCCCAGATGACCCCTTGCCAGATGACTTTAACCTTATCCGGATACCCGGAACGGCGAAGATATGCCACCAGAGCAGCCACCACCAGCATTGCCTCGACCCCCTCGCGAAACAAAATGATAAAGGACTGCATGGCCCTCCCCCAGAAGGTCTGTATTTTCCCTCCGGAGGAGTAGTGCTCCACAGCGTAATACATATCCTCTTTTAACGCCTGCCAGGACTGTTCCACCTTGACCTTGTCTGCACCGGACATGGCCTGGCTGATCAGCATGCTGAATTTGGATTCAATCTGGAGCATAAAAGAGTTGTCTTTCAGACTCAGGGTAAATTCCATGCCCGTGGTTTCAAATATGTCAAAATAGAGCCGGGAAAATTTGTTGCCCACCATCACGCCGGTTGCCGGCGTATAGGCCTCCACCGCCTCGTCACCTAAGGCCACAATGCGTTCGACCACCGGGGCATAGTCTTCGGTCACCCCCTGTTTCGGGGCTGCGGCAAACCCTGTTACAGGCACCAGTATGAACAGTACAAAAAAAACAACCGTTCTTATTTTCATCTCAACTCCTTGGCTGGGCATCCAGTCACTTGGATGCGGTTTTATAAATTTTTATTTGACCTTCCTGCAAAGCAACGGATATCAAGAATATGGATCATCGCCATTCATTATGTCATGGACACAAACCTTGCCACCTGCCGTTGGAAAAGATTCGCCGCCTTTTTTGAATGATCTTCGGTATACCGGATCTCAATGTACCTGGAAATGATATCCCCAACAGCCGTGGCCAGTTCAGGCCGTGCCGAACAGACCCGGTCCAGATAAACTTTCGGACATTCCTGTTTTGATTTTTCTAAATTAAATTTTTTATCCATGCGTGCTAAAAATTTTTGCCAGGCAACGGTTACCCGGTCGTTTTTTCCACGCCCGCGAAACCAGGCACTTGCCAGGTATATTCCCAAAAGACCCGCGACTCCCGCAATCCCTGTGACCATCAAGTCCAGCCAATTGCTTTTTTCCATGCCAACGCCTTTGAGTATCTCCATCTGACGATCCGGATCGTAGTTGATTATCCATTTTTGAAAATTACCGAACAGGGCACTCATTGAGGGCAGAGACCAGGACCGGTTCTTTTCCTTTTTATGGGTGCCCTGTTTTTCAAAGCGACTGGCATTTTTCGCGTCAGGCAAAGATGCGGCTTTAGCCGGTGTCACCTGAACCTGCTGTGCTTGCGGCTTTTGTTCAGCTTTAGGCTGAACCCGTTTTTTCCCGGGCGGCTGAACAATATCCTTGGGTTCCACCCTGTGCCAACCCATGTTGTCCTCCCAGACTTCCAGCCAGACATGGGCATTGGCCTGTTTGACAATCACGAAATTGGTCAGTGCGATCACCGTGCCGCCCCTGAATCCGGACACAAGCCGGGCAGGAATATCCGCCGCCCGCAGGAGCATGGCAAAACTGCCGGCCAGGTACTCGGCCCCGCCCCGTTTTTCCTCAAAAAAATACCGGTCCAGCATATCGGGACCTGGTTCAACCAGATGGGCCGCGTCAAAGGTATAGTTGCCTTTGGCCAGAAGGCTTAATCCCTCGTGGATTATTTTTTCCGGTGTTTGCAATTCATTTTTAAGCTTTTTTCCCAGGGCATGGAGCCTGGGATTGGTGTTTTCCGGCCAGGCCAGGGCCCGGGCGCGTTTTTTGGGATCAAGCCGTTTGCCGATCCGGTACTCTAAAAAAGAGTGCAGGTTTTCAAATTTGGGTTCATGGTCGTTGACTTTCCGGATACTAAGCAGCTGAAATTCACTGGAGATAAATGCCTCCGGCGCTGGTCCTGCCGGGACATCCAGTCCATACAGCCAGCGGCTGCCGTTGGGCATCACCCGCAAATTGTAATCCACGGGATCGGCTTTATAAACCAGTTCATAATCCAGTTTTTTCTTGGATCGAATCGCGGTTCTCATCAGGGTGTTGCGGTTATCCCATGCCTCGGGGACAGACCAGTTTTGCCCGTCAAAGTCCCAGAACACAGGCCCGCGCCAGTAAAGACGGCTGATAAAAGGCACCACCCCCTTGAACTCGGCCACCAGCACGTTTTCATTGTCCTGGGTGGCCCGGTGAATTCCGCCGGGCTGCAGGGTCATCTCTTTGCCGAACTGCCCGTCCCCCCGGTTCATCATGGCCTTGATGGGCAGACCGAATGCAATGCCGATGTCCCAGATGGGCCCCGGGATCCTTGGAAAGGTCATAAACAGCAGCAGCATCAGCGGCAGTCCCAGGACAAACAACTTGCCTGCGGTTTTAAACAGCAGGTTTTTTGCCAGGGCCGCAGGATCCATGTGGATGGCCGTAAGGCTCATGGTCAGGGCAAACACCACCACCAGCATGTGTATCAGGCTTAACATGTTTTCAAAATAGAGGGCGCCCACCGCAGACAGGATAACAGCCGCAAAAATCAGCAACAGATAATCCCTGCGGGTATGGGCTTCACCCCATTTGAGGAAAACCACGGTAATGAAAAAGGTCAACACGGCATTGCCCGAAAAAACACTGTCATAACTGAACCAGATACCTGCTGCACAACCGCCCAGCATCAGTGCAGATGCCGCTTTTCCCCGCCATCCTTTGCGCAGTGTTCCCCAGTAATGAATAAGGGTACCGGCCAGGGCCAGGCCCGCCACCCACAGGGGCAGACGTAACAGGCTGGGCAGGGCAGAAAGAATCAGGGTTAACAGCACCCAGGGTTCAAATCCGCTCATTGATCTTCTCCTTTTTTCCACCAGAGGATTTATCCGAAGGGGTCTTTCCGTAAAGGGCCAGTGCGGACAGGCATGCCAGGTGATGGGCTGTATCACTTCCCGGTCCGATGGTGGTTCCTGGTAATTTCAACCCGTATTCCCGGTTCTGTTTTCCGGCCTCGACAACCCACTGACACAACTGGCTCAGCCTGGGTTCCACCCCATTGGCCCTTACATCGTCCCAGGCAAACCAGAGGGCAGGTTTCCCCTGGCCTCCGTCAAACTCTTTGGTATACAATTCATCAAACCGTGCCATGGCCCGCCAGTCAATGCGGGACAACGGGTCACCCGGCGCATAGCGGCGCATGTCGGTCCAGGTGCCGGATTCGGCCATAAGATGCGCATTGGCAGCAGACGCGTGATCCGGCATGGGCTGTTCGCCCTGGGGTTTGGGGAAAACCAGGCATTCGGGCAGTTGTGTCGTGGTCATTTTTGCACTGAAAATCCCCAAAGGAAAACAGGATCGAACATCGGCCGGGACCGGGGGCAGCATCCCGCGCTGTTTGGCAGGCCTTGCCAGCAAAAGTTCAGTCCGTACGCCTTTGGGCAGATGCACCTCTTTGCCGTGGCTGCCCCGGACCGATTTAGGTGTCAGGCCGTGCCTGGCATGGCCGGGTCCGTTGTCCGCCGTTATACGGTAAATGGCATCCTGACCGGCGAACACCGGTTCGGTGTGCCAGTCAGACAATGAAATCGCCCTGATGTTTGTCCGGGTAAAATACAAACCCACCATGGCAATGGAGACCAGAAGAAATGTCATGGCAAAAATCAAATTGTTGGAAAAATTGACAGACATGAGGAACCCGCACAGGATAAGCCCTGCAAAGCCTAAACCCGACGGGGTCACCCCCATGCGTATTTTTCCTGGCACCCGCCGTCGTTTCAGCGAGACTGGCTGGGAAAGCATTTCTTTGAGTTTTTTTACCGGACCCAATCCCACCATTATTCAACATCCACCTTTGAGATGATGGCCTCGCCGATCTGTGCCGACGTCAATGTCCCGGCCAAAGGCACCAGGCGATGCCCGGCGGCTGCCGGCAGCACGGCCTGGATATGGTGTGGTAAAAGAACATCCTCTCCATGGAGCAAAGCCCAGGCCCTGGCAGCCTGCAACAGGCTTAACCCGGCCCGGGTGGAGAGTCCGGTATGAAACATGTCGCTTGTACGGGTAAAATCAAGAATCCGGTGAAGATAACGCAGCACGGTATCCGAGGCTTTCACCCGGGGGACTTTTTCTTGGAGCGCCACCAGTTGCTCCGGGGTTAAAAGCGGGGCCAGTCCGTTCAGCATTTTTCTGCGGTCCTCTCCCTTGAGCAGATCGATTTCAGCTTCCCGGTCCGGGTATCCCATGGAGATACGCAACAAAAAACGGTCCAGCTGGGATTCGGGCAGTGGAAAAGTGCCCACCTGTTCAGTTGGATTCTGGGTGGCAATAACAAAAAAAGGGACGGGCAGGTGCCGGGGCGTTCCCTCCACTGAAACCTGGCGTTCCTCCATGGCCTCAAGCAGAGCGCTCTGGCATTTGGGCGTGGCCCGGTTTATTTCATCGGCCAGCAGCAGCTGGGTAAACACAGGTCCCTGGGTAAAATAAAATTCTCCTTTGTTGCGGTCATAGACCGAGCAGCCGATGATGTCCCCGGGCAAAAGATCGGACGTGAACTGAACCCGCTGGTAGGAAAGCCCAAGGCATGCCCCCAGGGTATGTGCCAGAACGGTTTTGCCAAGGCCCGGCACATCTTCAATGAGCAGGTGCCCCCGGCCGAGAAGGCAGGTTAAGGCCATCTTGATCTGCTCTTGTTTGCCCAGTACAATTTTGTTGAGCTGGTCAAGCACGGGGGTCAGTTCAGAATCGTAAGTTTGGTTGTTGATTGTCATCGCTTAATTGAGTTCCTTTCTGCTTAAAAACAATAGGTCAGGCCTGTAAAAACGGAGAGGGCCTCCCATTCAACGTGGTTAAGTCCGGCAAAGCCAGTGGTCCCGTCTGAAAAATAGAAAATTGCTGAACCGTTATCCGCTTCCATTATTCGGTAGAAAGCGCCCAGGTCCAGGGTCCAGTTGTTCCAGACCGGGGTGGTATAATTCACATTAAGAACCCACCCAGTACCTTTGGCATCGTGCCTGAAGCTGACCGGATGGGACAGATCGCTGCGCAGATTCCAGTTGGCTTCTGCTTTGTAATCGACCCAGTGATATTCAATACCGGCGCTAAGCTTGTGGCGTTCTCCCGGGAATAGCAGTTCAAGATTCAAGCCCGCCCAAGGTCCCTGCCACCGGGTATCATATGAACTGTCCAGCCCGTCAAAGGGCCCTAAAGACGTCGTCCACCCATAGTCGGACAGGTACTGAACGCCATGGGTCATTTCCAATTCCTGGGTATGGCGGGAAAACCCAGCCATGGGAATCAATCGGATGCCTGGTCCAAATCCGGGTAAAGCTAAATCAAAGGCATAGCCCAGGCCGGCAGTGAGATCCAGCAGCATGCCGTTGTTGCTGTCGGCATAAGACCTTGAAAACTCAAGGCCATTCAATGATCCGATATAATCTGAATCCCGGTTGGTGCCGTTCATAATAAAGCCTGCATCAATGCCGGCCTTGACGTATATCTTTGCCGGGGTATTCCATTTAAAATTCATGGACAGCCCCAGGCTGTCCAGATTTTCCCATTCCAGTTGTGAGGTTGCCGGAAGAGACCCGACAGATCCTGCGATATCCCAGTCCAGATGATCCCTGCGCCAGCCTGCCGCCATGGTTAATGACGGCCTGTGGGCACTCTCCCTGACCGGACCGGGGAGGGCAACAACCTTACTTGATTGGGCTTGTGTATCTTCACCGATTTTTTCATGCGCCTGCGGCTCAACTGTCTGGGGCTCTTGCACAGGAGACGCCAATGCCGGTTTTTCTTCCGCGCCCTGGAGCTTTTCATTTTCTGGATCCAGGTCAAATTCAATGGCATGACCTGTGCCGGTCCCGGGGTTCAGGATCATTTTTAACCGTCCGGGTCCTGCTGCCCCTTTGGCCATCGCCTGGGAAACAAAACACAGGTGCCACAGCACCAGGCCTGTTATCATCCATATTTTTTTATTTCCCAATGC contains:
- a CDS encoding DUF3488 and transglutaminase-like domain-containing protein encodes the protein MSGFEPWVLLTLILSALPSLLRLPLWVAGLALAGTLIHYWGTLRKGWRGKAASALMLGGCAAGIWFSYDSVFSGNAVLTFFITVVFLKWGEAHTRRDYLLLIFAAVILSAVGALYFENMLSLIHMLVVVFALTMSLTAIHMDPAALAKNLLFKTAGKLFVLGLPLMLLLFMTFPRIPGPIWDIGIAFGLPIKAMMNRGDGQFGKEMTLQPGGIHRATQDNENVLVAEFKGVVPFISRLYWRGPVFWDFDGQNWSVPEAWDNRNTLMRTAIRSKKKLDYELVYKADPVDYNLRVMPNGSRWLYGLDVPAGPAPEAFISSEFQLLSIRKVNDHEPKFENLHSFLEYRIGKRLDPKKRARALAWPENTNPRLHALGKKLKNELQTPEKIIHEGLSLLAKGNYTFDAAHLVEPGPDMLDRYFFEEKRGGAEYLAGSFAMLLRAADIPARLVSGFRGGTVIALTNFVIVKQANAHVWLEVWEDNMGWHRVEPKDIVQPPGKKRVQPKAEQKPQAQQVQVTPAKAASLPDAKNASRFEKQGTHKKEKNRSWSLPSMSALFGNFQKWIINYDPDRQMEILKGVGMEKSNWLDLMVTGIAGVAGLLGIYLASAWFRGRGKNDRVTVAWQKFLARMDKKFNLEKSKQECPKVYLDRVCSARPELATAVGDIISRYIEIRYTEDHSKKAANLFQRQVARFVSMT
- a CDS encoding MoxR family ATPase, whose translation is MTINNQTYDSELTPVLDQLNKIVLGKQEQIKMALTCLLGRGHLLIEDVPGLGKTVLAHTLGACLGLSYQRVQFTSDLLPGDIIGCSVYDRNKGEFYFTQGPVFTQLLLADEINRATPKCQSALLEAMEERQVSVEGTPRHLPVPFFVIATQNPTEQVGTFPLPESQLDRFLLRISMGYPDREAEIDLLKGEDRRKMLNGLAPLLTPEQLVALQEKVPRVKASDTVLRYLHRILDFTRTSDMFHTGLSTRAGLSLLQAARAWALLHGEDVLLPHHIQAVLPAAAGHRLVPLAGTLTSAQIGEAIISKVDVE
- the ahpC gene encoding alkyl hydroperoxide reductase subunit C — protein: MDTLINTKIQDFKAQAFHNNEFKEVTQEDIKGKWSVFFFYPADFTFVCPTELGDMADHYEAFQEIGVEIYSVSTDTHFTHMAWHEASDTIKKIGFPMLGDPTGKLARAFGVYIEEEGLAYRGTFLVDPEGQIKLAEVNDNGIGRNADELLRKVKAAQYIAANPNEVCPAKWQEGAQTLKPGLDLVGKI
- a CDS encoding DUF58 domain-containing protein — translated: MVGLGPVKKLKEMLSQPVSLKRRRVPGKIRMGVTPSGLGFAGLILCGFLMSVNFSNNLIFAMTFLLVSIAMVGLYFTRTNIRAISLSDWHTEPVFAGQDAIYRITADNGPGHARHGLTPKSVRGSHGKEVHLPKGVRTELLLARPAKQRGMLPPVPADVRSCFPLGIFSAKMTTTQLPECLVFPKPQGEQPMPDHASAANAHLMAESGTWTDMRRYAPGDPLSRIDWRAMARFDELYTKEFDGGQGKPALWFAWDDVRANGVEPRLSQLCQWVVEAGKQNREYGLKLPGTTIGPGSDTAHHLACLSALALYGKTPSDKSSGGKKEKINERI
- a CDS encoding FTR1 family protein, translated to MKIRTVVFFVLFILVPVTGFAAAPKQGVTEDYAPVVERIVALGDEAVEAYTPATGVMVGNKFSRLYFDIFETTGMEFTLSLKDNSFMLQIESKFSMLISQAMSGADKVKVEQSWQALKEDMYYAVEHYSSGGKIQTFWGRAMQSFIILFREGVEAMLVVAALVAYLRRSGYPDKVKVIWQGVIWALLASVGAAVLLNMVINASGANMEALEGITMLIASFVLIYVSYWLTAKRDADRWQAFIKEKMDEAISKGSLFALGLVAFLAVFREGAETILFYQALVGGSTGQMNAIWTGIALATLALVVVYLVVRLLSIRLPIGLFFGGTAIFLFAMAFVFTGQGILELQVAGMIGTTRIDGFPMISWLGVFPTVETLAAQVLILATIPVGWLWMAAKKRKLIHTV
- a CDS encoding type II secretion system protein GspG; this encodes MNNLLMGLIVMIGTAGVMATDLPKDMSALFKDTLAAAQQVSTAGDLKSISTMLDASYVMDRRLPAEEDFEKWLGMTFKENHIKDLRVDHWGNPLSYTVLKKNRRYQLRSLGPDGIENTDDDMVKTGP
- a CDS encoding GspE/PulE family protein translates to MIWGKAKEEQFDTVEQINAIVGKAIDARASDIHFEPFENIINVRFRIDGALVQVAELPIRKHDEITARIKVMGSLDSISKRAAQDGKILFEHNGRIFEIRVAVMPVRYGEKSVFRILRSADVTFDINNIGINSTCLPVVKRTISKRQGLVLVTGSTGSGKTTTIYSVLEYINCQEINIVTVEDPIEFEIKGINQVQISKDHTMSFADVLKAVLRQDPDVLVIGEIRDPETARVAIQAALTGHLVIASLHTNDAIDTIVRLTEMGIKTYLIAAALKMIISQRLIRLLCPHCKQPGRLTPDQAAMFDLDQSTPVFVPTGCRHCSQTGYRGRTSIFEILSLNDQVIEILARHNKSYELKTRLKDLRTSVLKTEALEHILLGNTACDEVLKQVV